In Luteolibacter arcticus, one genomic interval encodes:
- a CDS encoding DNRLRE domain-containing protein, with amino-acid sequence MNPILKPTAAALAALLAILTPDQATAATDYFRLSWRADPSSTMVVGWRQNGGSSPVVHYGTTDHGTNYASYPLSATPARTTTAKGMTHSFARLAGLSPDTAYYFVVRDSSGTSARMWFRTAPTVAKDLTYITGGDSRNNRTPRQQANQMVSKLRPLFVLFGGDYTDGNTNTEWADWFADWQQTKSTDGRMYPIIAARGNHDDNLSLVDMFDIPNANVYYALNVGGSFMRLYTLNSEITAGGTQGTWLSDDLAANTAAKWKIAQYHKPMFPHESAKAENTAIYSAWAQPFYDHAMSLVSESDSHCVKTTWPVRPTGSTSSASAFTRDDANGTVYVGEGCWGAPLRSANDNKSYTRNSESFNNLMWVHAYQDRMELRTIDVANVSSVASVSDSNPFALPSGLNVWNPSNGGVITMYPRDAGTPGNVAPTVALTAPSSGGSFTAPAAITVSANAADSDGSVTGVEFLANGSVIGSDSTSPYSISWSSVPAGSYTVTARATDNQGSITTSANVGITVVPGAGSTVVSLQNGTNGYSGATDTKIRSNAATTNYGTATSIEIDGSPDYAGLIRWNLSSIPAGKTVTAASITVNVTDVTTEAYEIYALRRNWTPSQATWNIAASGANWGTPGASNTSTDRESTVLGTMSSSTTGLKTFALNASGVAKVQSWVNSPSSNHGFIIMDYVNNSNGLDFSSSEDTAAANRPKLTVTYE; translated from the coding sequence ATGAATCCAATCCTGAAGCCCACCGCCGCGGCCTTGGCCGCCTTGCTCGCCATCTTGACTCCTGATCAAGCCACCGCGGCGACCGACTACTTCCGCCTCTCGTGGCGGGCCGACCCCTCGTCGACGATGGTCGTCGGCTGGCGCCAGAACGGCGGCTCCAGTCCGGTCGTCCATTACGGCACCACCGACCACGGGACCAATTACGCGTCCTATCCGCTCAGCGCCACCCCCGCTCGCACGACGACGGCGAAGGGCATGACGCACAGCTTCGCCCGCCTAGCCGGGTTGTCCCCGGACACTGCCTACTACTTCGTCGTACGCGACAGCTCCGGCACCAGCGCCCGGATGTGGTTCCGCACCGCTCCGACGGTGGCCAAGGATCTCACCTACATCACCGGCGGCGACTCGCGCAACAACCGCACCCCCCGCCAGCAGGCCAATCAGATGGTCTCGAAGCTGCGCCCGCTGTTCGTTCTTTTCGGCGGCGACTACACCGACGGCAACACCAACACCGAGTGGGCCGACTGGTTCGCCGACTGGCAGCAGACCAAATCAACCGACGGCCGGATGTATCCCATCATCGCCGCCCGCGGCAACCACGACGATAATCTCAGCCTTGTGGACATGTTCGATATCCCCAACGCGAACGTTTACTACGCGCTCAACGTCGGCGGCAGCTTCATGCGGCTTTACACCCTCAACAGCGAGATCACCGCCGGCGGCACCCAAGGCACCTGGCTGTCGGACGACCTCGCGGCCAACACCGCCGCGAAGTGGAAGATTGCGCAGTATCACAAGCCGATGTTCCCCCACGAATCGGCGAAAGCAGAGAACACCGCGATCTACTCCGCCTGGGCCCAGCCCTTTTACGACCACGCGATGAGCCTCGTCTCGGAGAGCGACTCCCATTGTGTGAAAACCACCTGGCCCGTCCGGCCCACCGGCAGCACCTCCTCGGCCAGCGCCTTCACCCGGGATGATGCCAATGGCACCGTCTATGTCGGTGAAGGATGCTGGGGAGCCCCGCTGCGCTCCGCCAACGACAACAAAAGCTACACCCGCAACAGCGAAAGCTTCAACAACCTGATGTGGGTCCACGCCTACCAGGACCGCATGGAACTCCGCACCATCGACGTCGCGAATGTCTCGTCGGTCGCCTCCGTTTCCGATTCGAATCCCTTCGCCCTCCCGTCCGGCCTGAACGTCTGGAATCCTTCGAATGGCGGCGTGATCACGATGTATCCGCGCGACGCGGGCACCCCGGGCAACGTCGCTCCGACCGTGGCTCTCACCGCGCCTTCCAGCGGCGGCAGCTTCACGGCCCCCGCGGCCATCACGGTGAGCGCGAACGCGGCCGACTCCGACGGCAGCGTGACCGGCGTGGAATTCCTCGCCAACGGTTCCGTCATCGGCTCCGACAGCACCAGCCCCTACTCGATCTCGTGGAGCAGCGTGCCGGCTGGCAGTTACACCGTCACCGCCCGCGCGACCGACAATCAGGGATCTATCACCACCTCCGCGAACGTCGGCATCACCGTCGTGCCCGGCGCGGGCTCGACCGTCGTCTCTCTCCAGAATGGCACGAACGGCTACAGCGGCGCCACCGACACCAAGATCCGCAGCAACGCGGCGACCACCAACTACGGCACCGCCACCTCGATTGAAATCGACGGCAGTCCGGACTACGCCGGCCTCATCCGGTGGAATCTGTCCTCCATCCCTGCCGGGAAGACAGTCACCGCGGCCAGCATCACGGTGAACGTCACCGATGTCACCACGGAAGCCTATGAGATCTACGCCCTCCGCCGTAATTGGACCCCATCGCAAGCCACATGGAACATCGCCGCCAGCGGCGCGAACTGGGGAACCCCCGGAGCCAGTAACACATCGACCGATCGCGAGAGCACCGTTCTCGGCACGATGAGCAGCTCCACCACGGGGCTGAAAACGTTCGCGCTCAATGCCAGCGGCGTCGCCAAGGTGCAATCGTGGGTCAACAGCCCCTCGAGCAACCATGGCTTCATCATCATGGACTACGTCAACAACTCCAACGGCCTCGACTTCAGCTCGAGCGAGGACACGGCGGCGGCCAACCGTCCGAAGCTCACTGTCACCTATGAATAG
- a CDS encoding alpha-galactosidase, whose translation MPIRPTLITTIFSALLMPVTALQPFPGKAPGLSLAENKETLWTLRNEVISASWSLHNGELRPSEVSDQLNGKTFPQKNRELFRLAVAKDVVAAREEPQTWMGLTWDETHILAQTSTNGNGWRTIARLPRQRWEGSPTLLRVGKMDKKGGATDYVDAGVIGAPRFDRLAVLGDKGPLFTEDFDSASLAGWRQIAPQRTGASLAVTEGWLTLQAPANCAAFLERSLPEDTRQVRCQIDRTNDEAQSWGPGLALVWPDGKAIVVNIRKDGGCSVTADGNEQVIGSPFQPVPDYNLVASRLKVFEGPKLVKLPAEAKNPRAATQQPGKAIVAKLRDETTGLAVLWRAILRDGSNYIREEITLISPKGPVVLSGVQLIDRQMPEAMTLGDVPGSPVISGNLFSAAEIPVFSSETDSQGFTSGFPCDYRLDGAGTVKFSTVTGVVPEGQLRRGFQYYLERERARPAKQYLHFNGWYDTGTNVSETNLLAVIKAYKRELGDQRGVTLDGFVIDDGWDDANNTFWDWKKSALPNGLDRVRTAAEGAKSRLGIWISPLGGYGEAAMRIANARKQGIVDGDALDLSEPRYYSWYRNKCLDLMKNDRVGYFKWDKAGDGVNPHFMSLLKIAEELHTADPSLFLNVTVGTWPSPFWLNHIDCTWHGGADVGWIGRGDKREQWLTYRDSSAYQHAKRGPLYPINSLMLHGIVLGHHYQGKTVAEAGNNLRNECRSFFATGTCMQEIYLSPDLMDAAAWDDLAETAKWARKQAAILVDSHMIGGDPNKLEPYGWASWTPGGAIVALRNPDDQPRTITLDAQAIFELPEYASTRYALKSAYKEQRVRALNLEAREPIKVELQPFEVLVFDSGE comes from the coding sequence ATGCCGATCCGGCCGACTTTGATTACCACGATCTTTAGCGCGCTACTGATGCCGGTCACCGCCCTCCAACCCTTTCCAGGAAAGGCACCCGGTCTATCTCTTGCCGAAAACAAGGAGACACTGTGGACGCTACGAAATGAAGTGATTTCGGCGAGCTGGTCATTGCACAATGGTGAACTACGCCCTTCGGAGGTCTCGGACCAACTCAACGGCAAAACCTTTCCACAGAAAAATCGCGAACTGTTCCGCCTCGCGGTGGCAAAGGATGTCGTCGCAGCGAGGGAGGAGCCGCAAACGTGGATGGGCCTGACGTGGGATGAAACCCACATCCTCGCGCAAACTTCCACGAACGGAAACGGCTGGCGCACCATCGCACGTCTCCCACGTCAGCGGTGGGAGGGAAGCCCCACATTGTTGCGAGTCGGCAAGATGGACAAAAAGGGCGGTGCCACGGACTATGTGGATGCGGGCGTAATTGGTGCTCCACGCTTCGATCGTCTTGCGGTCCTCGGCGATAAGGGACCGCTCTTCACGGAAGATTTCGACAGCGCATCCCTTGCCGGGTGGAGGCAAATCGCCCCGCAAAGGACCGGCGCTTCACTCGCCGTGACAGAGGGGTGGCTCACCCTCCAGGCGCCAGCCAACTGCGCCGCTTTCTTGGAACGATCATTGCCCGAGGACACGCGCCAGGTGCGGTGTCAAATAGACCGCACCAATGATGAAGCTCAATCCTGGGGGCCAGGGCTCGCGCTTGTTTGGCCGGACGGCAAGGCAATCGTCGTGAATATCCGCAAGGACGGCGGGTGCTCCGTCACTGCGGACGGCAACGAACAAGTGATCGGCTCACCGTTTCAACCGGTGCCGGACTACAACCTGGTTGCATCCCGCCTGAAAGTTTTCGAAGGGCCGAAATTGGTGAAGCTTCCTGCGGAAGCAAAGAACCCCCGTGCTGCTACCCAACAACCGGGCAAAGCCATCGTCGCCAAGCTGCGCGACGAAACTACGGGGCTCGCCGTACTTTGGCGTGCGATCTTGCGCGATGGATCAAACTACATCCGCGAGGAGATCACGCTCATTTCGCCGAAAGGACCTGTCGTTCTGAGCGGCGTGCAGTTGATCGATCGCCAAATGCCGGAGGCAATGACACTTGGCGACGTTCCGGGAAGTCCGGTGATTTCGGGCAACCTCTTCTCCGCGGCGGAAATTCCGGTTTTCTCCAGCGAGACCGATTCACAAGGTTTCACCAGCGGCTTCCCGTGCGATTATCGCCTCGACGGTGCCGGCACCGTGAAGTTTTCCACCGTGACAGGGGTCGTTCCCGAAGGACAATTGCGGCGGGGGTTCCAATATTATCTCGAACGGGAACGCGCTCGTCCCGCCAAACAATACCTGCATTTCAACGGCTGGTACGACACCGGAACCAACGTTTCCGAGACGAACCTGCTTGCCGTGATCAAAGCCTACAAGCGCGAGCTGGGCGATCAACGGGGTGTCACCCTCGACGGCTTCGTCATTGACGATGGTTGGGACGATGCCAACAACACGTTCTGGGATTGGAAGAAGTCCGCACTGCCGAACGGCCTCGACAGGGTCCGCACCGCCGCGGAAGGTGCGAAGTCCCGCCTCGGCATCTGGATCTCGCCGCTCGGTGGTTATGGCGAAGCGGCAATGCGCATCGCGAATGCCCGCAAGCAAGGCATCGTCGATGGCGACGCCCTCGACCTTTCAGAGCCGCGATACTACAGCTGGTATCGCAACAAGTGCCTTGATCTGATGAAGAACGACAGGGTCGGTTACTTCAAGTGGGACAAGGCAGGCGATGGTGTGAATCCGCACTTCATGTCCCTGTTGAAGATTGCTGAAGAACTCCACACCGCGGACCCAAGTCTGTTTCTCAACGTCACCGTCGGCACCTGGCCTTCACCCTTCTGGCTGAATCATATCGATTGCACCTGGCACGGTGGCGCCGATGTCGGCTGGATCGGCAGGGGCGACAAACGCGAACAGTGGCTCACCTATCGCGATTCTTCAGCTTACCAGCATGCGAAGCGCGGCCCCTTGTATCCGATCAACTCCCTGATGCTGCACGGCATAGTATTGGGTCACCACTATCAGGGAAAAACCGTGGCCGAAGCAGGCAACAATCTGCGCAACGAGTGTCGTTCCTTCTTTGCCACCGGCACCTGCATGCAGGAAATCTATCTTTCGCCCGACTTGATGGATGCTGCGGCGTGGGACGACCTCGCCGAGACTGCAAAGTGGGCGCGCAAGCAGGCCGCGATACTTGTGGATAGCCACATGATCGGCGGCGATCCTAACAAGCTGGAGCCCTATGGCTGGGCTTCCTGGACTCCCGGTGGCGCGATCGTCGCGCTGCGCAATCCTGACGACCAGCCGCGCACAATCACACTCGACGCGCAGGCGATCTTTGAACTGCCGGAGTACGCCTCCACCCGCTATGCGTTGAAATCCGCTTACAAAGAACAACGTGTCAGGGCGCTAAACTTGGAAGCACGCGAGCCCATCAAGGTGGAACTCCAGCCTTTCGAGGTGCTGGTCTTCGATAGCGGCGAATAA
- a CDS encoding discoidin domain-containing protein, which produces MKKQPLLLLALFLAPFGSVSAATTLITPTTITYQGSQQALGNPTALINGSGLSDPAPTLANYTTATHGSAGDNGFNNIWVTTDPGAGGGDFFADGGLPQTFTIDLGGAYTVDGIVQWGYNFGSFNANQAQTFTLEFSNDGGATYHTTLANINVPHNGAANVADETTFAPTNGSYIRMTITDNFYDGIIPGGDRVGVAELRFTGDAIPEPSIALLGGLGLLVLLPRRRA; this is translated from the coding sequence ATGAAAAAACAACCCCTGCTCCTCCTGGCCCTGTTTCTCGCGCCCTTCGGGAGCGTTTCCGCCGCAACCACCCTGATCACCCCGACCACGATCACTTATCAGGGAAGCCAACAAGCACTGGGCAATCCGACCGCCTTGATCAACGGCAGCGGCCTCAGCGATCCCGCGCCGACGCTCGCCAACTATACCACCGCCACCCATGGCAGTGCTGGCGACAATGGCTTTAACAACATCTGGGTCACCACCGATCCGGGAGCCGGCGGGGGCGACTTCTTTGCAGACGGGGGCTTGCCCCAAACCTTCACCATTGATCTGGGCGGTGCCTATACCGTGGATGGCATTGTGCAGTGGGGTTATAACTTTGGCAGCTTCAACGCCAACCAAGCTCAGACGTTCACCCTGGAATTTTCCAACGACGGCGGTGCCACCTACCACACGACCCTCGCCAATATCAATGTGCCCCACAACGGAGCGGCGAACGTCGCCGACGAAACCACGTTCGCGCCTACCAACGGCAGCTACATCCGCATGACGATCACCGACAACTTCTACGACGGCATCATCCCCGGCGGTGACCGCGTTGGCGTCGCTGAGCTTCGCTTCACGGGCGACGCAATTCCCGAGCCTTCGATCGCATTGCTCGGTGGCCTCGGTCTGCTGGTGCTTCTGCCCCGTCGCCGCGCTTAA
- a CDS encoding FecR family protein, producing MNTPDKELRRLVDGWYDGNLSPEDASRLEQRLLENADAKEYFLEMAELEAALPPAARAVIATPVRRKPWRRWLQMAAMFILGTGMGGWAWHQVATRPVPKSKGAGIAQARITGMLGVTWPQTGASHPVEFHQDADTASIESGLLELTFATGTRAIIEGPATFRVNGDNAMRLDHGKLVAEVPKGAEGFRVAYANGEIVDLGTEFALDVPLQPGTAHMGVFRGEIEYHPKGQKRVVKLIENHAVETTGGNVVTVPFDQSRFTRDIPSREFSWELKEPANRTRTWEYDVTHLIRKPGTYRVIAKWMNGLHGVLLEGAELFWNDTEITSDPHTGFAGFTTATSGNIYQFEVPPENYQRGRWTLRMKVRGESNLPDPLDSRGVLLVEDGLAIASTTADFIGTWEYLHDGKVFQRIFREDGSAEINIDGRSYQKFSKGSWDVTAGCLSLTVSFTEEGRAVIERHLLRNRDTLIFTNCPYRNAVRATH from the coding sequence ATGAATACGCCTGACAAGGAACTGCGCCGGCTCGTCGATGGCTGGTATGATGGGAACCTCTCGCCCGAGGATGCCAGTCGCTTGGAGCAACGCTTGCTCGAAAACGCCGACGCAAAGGAATATTTCCTGGAAATGGCCGAGCTGGAGGCCGCACTTCCGCCTGCCGCCAGAGCCGTGATTGCAACACCTGTCCGACGCAAGCCTTGGCGACGCTGGTTGCAAATGGCGGCGATGTTCATCCTGGGCACGGGAATGGGCGGTTGGGCCTGGCACCAAGTCGCCACGCGCCCTGTCCCCAAATCCAAGGGTGCCGGTATCGCGCAAGCGCGAATCACCGGCATGCTCGGCGTGACATGGCCGCAGACCGGTGCCAGCCATCCGGTGGAGTTCCATCAAGACGCGGACACCGCCTCCATCGAATCCGGACTGCTGGAACTTACTTTCGCCACCGGCACTCGTGCGATCATCGAAGGCCCGGCGACCTTCCGGGTGAACGGCGATAACGCCATGCGGCTCGACCACGGCAAGTTGGTTGCCGAAGTTCCGAAAGGCGCGGAAGGCTTCCGCGTCGCGTACGCCAACGGCGAAATCGTGGATCTCGGCACCGAGTTCGCGCTCGATGTCCCGCTCCAACCAGGCACCGCTCACATGGGGGTATTCCGTGGTGAAATCGAATACCACCCGAAAGGACAGAAGCGGGTCGTCAAACTCATCGAAAATCATGCCGTGGAAACAACGGGCGGAAATGTCGTGACGGTGCCCTTCGATCAATCGCGCTTCACCAGGGATATTCCTTCCCGTGAATTCTCTTGGGAACTGAAGGAGCCGGCCAACCGAACCCGCACATGGGAATACGATGTCACTCATCTGATCCGGAAACCCGGCACCTATCGCGTGATCGCCAAATGGATGAACGGGCTCCACGGGGTCTTACTCGAAGGTGCCGAACTGTTTTGGAATGACACGGAGATCACCAGCGATCCGCATACAGGTTTTGCGGGCTTCACGACTGCAACCAGTGGGAATATCTATCAATTCGAAGTCCCTCCGGAAAATTACCAGCGGGGACGCTGGACGTTGCGCATGAAGGTGCGCGGGGAAAGCAATCTTCCGGATCCCCTCGATTCACGAGGGGTCCTGTTGGTGGAGGACGGTTTGGCCATCGCATCGACAACCGCCGACTTCATCGGCACTTGGGAATACCTGCATGACGGCAAGGTCTTCCAACGCATCTTCCGGGAGGATGGAAGCGCTGAAATCAATATTGACGGCAGGTCCTACCAAAAATTCAGCAAAGGCAGCTGGGACGTAACGGCCGGTTGCCTCTCACTGACGGTCTCCTTCACGGAGGAGGGCAGGGCCGTGATCGAACGCCACCTGCTACGGAATCGCGATACCTTGATCTTCACCAACTGTCCCTACCGGAATGCAGTTCGGGCGACCCATTAA
- a CDS encoding sigma-70 family RNA polymerase sigma factor, translating to MITPLPSSDAEPVVQVEEFDALLAKAQPRLRGYILSILGGWSDVEDLVQETNLVLLRKRETFEPGSNFIAWAFRVAYFKATTWRRDRRRENRLVFGDGLFHEMAELAEQRFTTREPPTAALKTCLKQLSPREQELIHLKYVEGRSLVAHAEATGTSAHALHKAISRIRLALRHCVQKNTVLTLHDEGIE from the coding sequence ATGATCACTCCGTTGCCCTCTTCCGATGCCGAACCAGTGGTTCAGGTAGAGGAATTTGATGCTTTGCTGGCAAAAGCCCAGCCGCGGCTCCGGGGCTATATTTTGTCGATCCTTGGCGGCTGGTCGGATGTCGAAGACCTGGTCCAGGAGACCAACCTCGTGCTCCTGCGCAAACGGGAGACTTTCGAGCCGGGCAGCAACTTCATCGCTTGGGCATTCCGCGTCGCGTATTTCAAGGCGACAACCTGGCGTCGTGACCGCAGACGAGAAAATCGACTGGTTTTCGGTGATGGCCTCTTCCACGAAATGGCCGAGCTGGCGGAGCAACGCTTCACGACCCGCGAACCTCCCACCGCCGCGTTGAAGACGTGCCTCAAACAACTTTCCCCGCGGGAGCAGGAGCTCATCCACCTCAAGTATGTGGAAGGGCGATCGCTGGTCGCTCACGCCGAAGCCACCGGCACCAGTGCACATGCTCTGCATAAAGCGATCTCCCGGATCCGCCTCGCGCTACGGCACTGCGTTCAGAAAAACACAGTCCTCACTCTCCATGACGAGGGCATCGAATGA
- a CDS encoding RNA polymerase sigma factor, which translates to MVSGILCKRAGGRHSRSYRASANATVDFERRWWYEIEQAVAVPCRFQRRRNFFPISRPLYPNGSESLMKLMNDKDLIRDFAATRSEQAFRRLVDRHCDFVYSVAGRVTRDAELARDVSQQVFSKLAAKPNSVPAGVPLVAWLHRTCRSLAIDVVRSEEACRKREAALFHPSAMNSETTPDWSRLEPVIDSLIDQLPELDRRAVVLRFYEKRSHGAIGAALGLSEEAARKRLERALERLRGLLAKRGIATTYAALATILPAHAISPAPTGLAASLSSTALSTATVTTISATTIIAIIMKNKAILAGASLLLFAGAALVAVPQVSQNKPGAAPGAASSPEDFKRSESDLPAASAAMYRRTEANERLNEKYGDSRTKLSKHLVGEFTVVMEEVTSAMEIMARMGMGNRMGEDPAELLGDAGEGLTLTEEQKKKIAELDAERMKHRRESIRARIAAIKKQPAELIEKFLARDAVKRGAMTRGEYDQLTESFKLGDLEAFDINGNALDDQLFVNGMLAILDEEQARLFQEGLATRSPEEAKEAEEKFVTLEEFEEKVRSRRKMSQGMLQLIEGVTEEVTEEE; encoded by the coding sequence ATGGTGAGCGGAATACTTTGCAAGCGGGCCGGAGGCCGGCACTCCCGGAGCTACCGCGCTTCCGCAAATGCAACGGTCGATTTTGAGCGAAGATGGTGGTACGAGATAGAACAGGCTGTCGCAGTCCCATGCCGGTTCCAGCGGCGTCGAAATTTTTTTCCGATTTCCCGTCCGCTTTATCCTAACGGTTCCGAATCCTTGATGAAACTAATGAACGATAAGGATCTCATCCGCGACTTCGCCGCCACCCGCTCCGAGCAGGCGTTCCGGCGGTTGGTGGATCGCCATTGCGATTTCGTCTATAGCGTGGCCGGCCGCGTGACCCGCGATGCCGAGCTCGCCCGGGATGTGTCGCAGCAGGTCTTTAGCAAGCTCGCAGCGAAGCCAAACTCCGTTCCTGCGGGGGTGCCGCTGGTGGCATGGCTTCACCGGACCTGTCGCTCGCTTGCGATCGATGTGGTCCGCAGCGAGGAGGCCTGCCGCAAGCGCGAGGCCGCCCTTTTCCACCCTTCCGCGATGAACTCCGAAACCACTCCTGACTGGTCCCGCCTGGAGCCGGTGATCGACTCGCTCATAGACCAACTGCCCGAGCTCGACCGTCGCGCGGTCGTGCTGCGCTTCTATGAGAAGCGCTCCCACGGAGCGATCGGCGCGGCACTCGGCTTGAGCGAAGAGGCCGCCCGCAAGCGCCTCGAGCGGGCGCTTGAGCGACTCCGCGGCCTGCTCGCGAAACGTGGGATCGCCACCACCTATGCGGCCCTCGCCACGATTCTGCCGGCCCATGCGATTTCCCCCGCCCCAACCGGGCTCGCGGCCTCCCTTTCCTCGACGGCACTTTCTACCGCCACCGTCACCACCATTTCAGCCACCACAATCATCGCCATCATCATGAAAAACAAAGCCATTCTCGCCGGAGCGTCGCTGCTCCTCTTCGCCGGGGCAGCCCTCGTTGCCGTGCCGCAAGTTTCCCAGAACAAGCCCGGCGCGGCTCCCGGCGCTGCGTCTTCACCAGAGGACTTCAAGCGGAGCGAAAGCGACCTGCCCGCCGCCTCCGCGGCGATGTACCGGAGGACTGAAGCCAACGAACGCCTGAATGAAAAATACGGAGACTCTCGTACCAAACTGTCCAAGCATCTCGTCGGCGAATTCACCGTCGTGATGGAGGAGGTAACGTCGGCCATGGAGATCATGGCCCGCATGGGGATGGGGAATCGAATGGGAGAAGACCCCGCGGAATTGCTGGGTGATGCCGGCGAGGGGCTCACCCTCACCGAGGAGCAGAAGAAGAAGATTGCGGAGCTTGACGCCGAGCGCATGAAACACAGGAGGGAGTCCATACGTGCCAGGATCGCGGCGATTAAAAAGCAGCCCGCCGAGCTGATAGAAAAGTTCCTTGCCCGGGACGCCGTGAAGCGCGGTGCGATGACCCGTGGCGAATATGATCAACTGACCGAGAGCTTCAAATTGGGCGACCTGGAAGCTTTCGACATCAACGGCAACGCGCTCGATGATCAGCTCTTCGTTAATGGCATGCTGGCGATTCTCGACGAAGAGCAGGCCCGACTCTTCCAAGAAGGCCTGGCCACCCGCAGCCCGGAGGAAGCAAAGGAAGCCGAAGAGAAATTCGTCACGCTCGAGGAATTCGAGGAGAAGGTGAGATCGAGGCGCAAGATGAGCCAAGGCATGCTCCAATTGATTGAAGGGGTTACGGAAGAGGTGACGGAAGAGGAGTAA
- a CDS encoding DUF1552 domain-containing protein, translating to MNPIFRTPLSRRAVLRGVGATLALPFLEAMLPRLHAAPSTFRPLAKSGTTPTPRAIFCYVPNGVNILDWIPAGKGAGYELSPTLGALRDHRENFSVISGLGHPQATGGHSGADTWLTGADLRAVPGKDYTNTISIDQVIAEQIGAKTRLPSIEIGDMSGTGGALHSHTLAFDRNGTPLPAENNPQRLFERLFVPDDASSREATLRRYAEKRSVLDDVLGEAKSLEKKLGKSDQAKLGEYLAAVRETELRVQRQVDWIDVPKPAVNPAGLQLESQPGNAHDRPMWLDVMLEISYLAFLTDTTRVITFEWAREAGGYGPGGQNHHELSHHGGDEGMLKKLAEVDRGYLERLARFLSFLKETEEGGRPMLDHTMIVYGSGMNSGERGDHSPKNLPLIVAGGSAWGLKHGQHLAHDPEKHPPLSNVLLTVTQKMGVETDKFQDATGTLTGLA from the coding sequence ATGAACCCGATCTTCCGCACGCCTCTTTCCCGCCGCGCCGTGCTACGCGGCGTCGGTGCCACGCTGGCGCTGCCTTTTCTCGAAGCGATGTTGCCGCGGCTTCACGCGGCACCCTCGACGTTCCGGCCGCTGGCGAAGTCCGGCACCACGCCGACGCCGCGGGCGATCTTCTGCTACGTGCCGAACGGCGTGAACATCCTGGACTGGATCCCCGCCGGCAAAGGCGCGGGCTACGAGCTCTCGCCGACCCTCGGCGCGCTGCGCGACCACCGGGAGAACTTTTCCGTCATCAGCGGCCTCGGCCACCCGCAGGCCACCGGCGGCCATTCCGGCGCGGACACCTGGCTGACCGGGGCCGACCTGCGCGCGGTGCCGGGGAAGGATTACACCAACACGATCTCCATCGACCAGGTCATCGCCGAGCAGATCGGGGCGAAGACGCGCTTACCGTCGATCGAGATCGGCGACATGTCCGGCACCGGCGGCGCGCTGCACAGCCACACGCTCGCCTTCGACCGCAACGGCACGCCGCTGCCCGCGGAGAACAACCCGCAGCGCTTGTTCGAGAGGCTTTTCGTCCCCGATGACGCGTCGTCGCGCGAGGCCACGCTGCGGCGCTACGCCGAGAAACGCAGCGTGCTCGACGACGTGTTAGGCGAAGCGAAGTCGCTCGAGAAGAAGCTTGGCAAGTCCGACCAGGCGAAGCTCGGCGAGTACCTTGCCGCCGTCCGCGAGACCGAGCTACGGGTGCAGCGCCAGGTCGATTGGATCGATGTCCCGAAGCCGGCCGTCAACCCCGCCGGCCTACAGCTCGAAAGCCAGCCCGGCAACGCCCACGACCGCCCGATGTGGCTCGATGTGATGCTGGAAATCAGCTACCTCGCCTTCCTCACCGACACCACCCGCGTCATCACCTTCGAGTGGGCGCGCGAGGCCGGCGGCTACGGTCCCGGCGGCCAGAACCACCACGAGCTGTCGCACCACGGCGGCGACGAGGGCATGCTCAAGAAGCTCGCCGAGGTGGACCGCGGCTACCTCGAACGGCTCGCCCGTTTCCTGAGCTTCCTCAAGGAGACCGAGGAGGGCGGCCGTCCGATGCTCGACCACACCATGATTGTCTACGGCTCCGGCATGAACAGCGGCGAGCGCGGCGACCATTCGCCGAAGAACCTGCCGCTGATCGTCGCCGGCGGCAGCGCGTGGGGCCTGAAGCACGGCCAGCACCTCGCCCACGATCCTGAAAAACATCCGCCTCTTTCCAACGTGCTGCTGACCGTCACCCAGAAGATGGGCGTGGAGACGGACAAGTTCCAGGATGCCACGGGCACGCTGACGGGGCTCGCATAG